In Arachis hypogaea cultivar Tifrunner chromosome 17, arahy.Tifrunner.gnm2.J5K5, whole genome shotgun sequence, a single window of DNA contains:
- the LOC112764817 gene encoding uncharacterized protein, producing MWHPNSLHLSAPVSVTVSGIAIKLVVVLSDRVSLTVSRAFLALVVAGDRSSRSQRFLLAVSFLCTTRSWSQLDATGRSKEKLSEGAAEPSITTTVRSVAVELLLLLDKRNKIFRCV from the exons ATGTGGCACCCAAACTCCCTTCATCTTTCGGCTCCGGTCTCTGTCACTGTCTCTGGTATTGCCATCAAGCTCGTCGTCGTTCTCTCAGATCGGGTCTCTCTCACGGTCTCGCGCGCCTTTCTTGCCCTCGTTGTCGCCGGCGACAGAAGCAGCAGGTCCCAGCGCTTCCTCCTCGCCGTCAGCTTCCTTTGCACAACCAGAAGTTGGTCCCAATTAG ATGCTACAGGTAGGAGCAAG GAAAAGTTGTCAGAGGGAGCCGCTGAACCTTCCATAACCACAACCGTGAGGAGCGTCGCCGTCGAGCTACTGTTGTTGCTAGATAAGAGAAATAAGATTTTTAGATGCGTTTGA